From a single Centropristis striata isolate RG_2023a ecotype Rhode Island chromosome 14, C.striata_1.0, whole genome shotgun sequence genomic region:
- the txnl4a gene encoding thioredoxin-like protein 4A: MSYMLPHLHNGWQVDQAILSEEDRVLVIRFGHDWDPTCMKMDEVLYSIAEKVKNFAVIYLVDITEVPDFNKMYELYDPCTVMFFFRNKHIMIDLGTGNNNKINWTMEDKQEMIDIVETVYRGARKGRGLVVSPKDYSTKYRY; the protein is encoded by the exons ATGTCGTACATGCTACCGCATCTCCATAATGGCTGGCAGGTAGACCAAGCCATCCTGTCCGAGGAGGACCGGGTCCTGGTGATCCGCTTCGGACACGACTGGGACCCCACATGTATGAAGATGGACGAGGTTCTCTACAGCATCGCTGAAAAG GTGAAGAATTTTGCAGTCATCTACCTGGTGGACATCACAGAAGTACCGGACTTCAACAAGATGTACGAGTTGTACGACCCCTGCACGGTCATGTTCTTCTTCAG GAACAAGCACATCATGATTGATTTGGGAACTGGTAACAACAACAAGATTAACTGGACGATGGAGGACAAGCAGGAGATGATAGACATTGTGGAGACAGTTTACCGCGGAGCAAGAAAAGGACGAGGTCTGGTGGTGTCTCCAAAGGATTATTCTACAAAATacagatattga